Below is a genomic region from Flavobacterium ginsengisoli.
GGAAAATATGCCTTCAAATTTGTTATGATTTGAGATTTCCTGTTTTTGCACGAAATGTAGAAAATTACGATCTCATTTTATATGTTGCCAATTGGCCAAAAGTGCGTACCAATGCTTGGGATGCTTTGCTAAAAGCCCGCGCTATAGAAAATCTTTCGTATGTAGTTGGAGTAAATAGAATTGGTAATGATGCTCACAATTATGAACATATTGGGCATTCGCAGGCGATAGATTTCTTAGGAAATTATGTTTTAGAACCGCAAGAAAAAAATGGTGTTTTTGTCATTGAATTAGACAAAAACACCATGTATGAAACGCGTAAAAAATTAGACTTTTTAAGCGATAAAGATCAGTTTGAAATTAAACTCTAGAAAGCTTTCCGTTTCTTTTCTGCTTCTTTTTTCTTTTTATCGTCTTCTTTTTTCTCGACTGCTGGATTAAACGGAATGCTCAGGTCAATTGTTTCGTTCCGATCCCAATTGGCGCGGACATCAAATTCCTCCTGATTGTAAAATACTTCTTCGGCATATTTCTTTTCTAAGAAACTACCTGTATCATATTGCTTGTTTTTGTTGTCATCGTAAATAACGCGAACAGTAAATACATCTGGTTGCAGTAGATTGAATTCTAATGTAGTTGCACCTTCAGAATATCCTTCTGCCAAAACAACGTCTCCTTTTTTATTGGTCAATTCGACAATTATAGGAAAGCGTTTTACATTTTTAAGAGTCAAAATAATATTTCCGTAATCGGCATATTCTTTTGTACTTAGTTTATAAGACAAAGTATCGTTTGATTTTTCATAGAAATCGGTCAAAGCACCTGGCAAGAAAGTGAAACTATATTTGTCTAAAGGCTCTTTTTTGAAATCAATGTAAAGCTTCTGATCAAATTCATCATATTCTGTTGTGTAAGGAACAGCAATAGAGTCTTTGTTTATTAATGTAATTTTAGATTTGTCAAATTTTACCAGTGGCGTTTCGGTTTCTAAAGTAAAACGTTCTCTAAAATTAATCTGCCCATTTTGTAGCGCTTTAATATTTAAAGTATCTTTTTTCAAAGCTTTAATCTTGAAAGAAAACTTTTTATTATAGCTTCCTTTTTCAACTTCCATCGATAAAGAATCTACTTTTATTGGTTTGTACCAAACTTGAAGCGAATCTTTTTTAGGGAATTGCGTTATAATAGTTTCGAGAACCTCATTGCCGTTTTTAAGAACAACTTTCGGTTTCGAATTCTTGAAATTCTGTTTTCCTTCATAAGGAAGATATAGGCGATTTCCTGAAGCCTGAATAGGTTTGAAAACTTTTAGAGGCAATGTTTCTTTAAACAATTCTAAGTCATAAACAGAATCTGTCGGAATGGTAATGTAATTTTTCAAAAATCCGATTTTATCATCTTTCGGATTAAATTTGTTGTTCGATCCTTTGTCTTTTAATGCTACTAAAAGATATTTTCCTTCTTTTAAATTTTCAAACTGAAAAGTTCGCATACTGTCCAGAGTGTTAGTTATGTAACGAGGAAATTCTTTGTAAATAGTAGAATCTTTGAATTTGTCATTTACTTCGTATAACATTACAGAAACGAAATTGTCGACATATTTTCCGTAAGAATCTTTAATTCTTCCGCTCAGTTTTAAGGAATCAATATAAGGTCCAGTAGAGAAAACATATTTAAACTGATTTAAAGGATTCCCTTCATTATTATCCGTAATTGCTTGTCCGAAATTAAAACTATAAGTCGTGTTTGGCTGTAAAGTATCTCGAATTTGAATCTTTATAAACTTGCTAACATTCGTAGGAGTGATTAACGGCTCATTTTTTAAAGGAGGAGAAATAATTAGCTGTTTGTTTGTGTTTTTAAGTTTGACATATTCGTCAAAATTTAAAGTGATAGTATTTCCTTTAAAATCGGTTGAAAAATTTTTAGGAATGCTCGATATTAAAACAGGTGGCAATGTATCTTTTAAACCGCCGGTAATGCTGCCTCGTTTGGCACAGCTTATCATTGAGATTAAAATTATAAATGCAATGTATTTTAGAGTGTTTTTCAACATAATGGTTTTTCAATTTGATTGCACAAAATAACGATTATATTTGCTTTAATCGAAATTTTTTAGCCATTTATTAGGATTTGGCACTTTTAGATTCCTTCTAAGTTTTTAGGGTTTCAAACGCTTTAAGGCGATATAATTTCTTACTTTTGCTCTAAAATATAATTATCTAAAGTTTTGTTTAAGCGTTTTTTTTTAGTTTCGTTTCTCTTTTTAATGCTGTCATGCACTAAAAGCGAAAAGCCAGTAATCTCTTTTTATTACTGGAAAACAATTTTCAAATTTTCAAAAACAGAAAAAGAAGCATTAATCAATAACAATGTTCAAAAACTTTATATACGATATTTTGACATTGGGCTTCATCCAGAATCAAATTTTCCAATTCCTATAAGTCCTGTTCGTTTTGAAGAAAATCCCCAAGTATATAAAATTGTTCCGGTTGTTTTTATTCAGAACAAAGTCATGTTGCAACCCAATTTGGATGTAAACGATTTGGCTCAAAAAACGTTTGGTTTTATCGAGCAAATCAATATTAAAAACAAAATTGAGTGTCAGGAAATTCAAATTGACTGCGATTGGACTTTAAAAAGCAAAGAGAATTACCTGAAATTTATTGAGGTTTTTAAAAAGCTTTCGAAAAAGAAGCTTTCTGCGACGATTCGATTGCATCAAGTGAAATACTTCAAAAAGACAAAAATCCCAAATGTCGATTCTGGAGTTTTGATGTATTATAATATGGGATCAATTGCGCCCGATTCTTTAAATTCTATTTATGATAGGAAAGTGGCAGAAAAATATCTTAAAAGTGTAAAAAGATATCCGCTACATTTAGATTTCGCGTTTCCAATTTATTCGTGGGGAGTTCATATAAGAAATAACAAAGTAATTGGACTTCGTTCTAAAATGAATAGCGACCAACTAGAGAAAGATTCCAATTTTGAAAAAACAAGTCCGATTTTTTTCAGAGTAAAACAATCCAATTATAAAAATGGAGTTTTTTATGAAGAAAATGATCTCTTGAAAATAGAAGAAATAAAACCAGAAGATTTAAAAGAAATGGCAGAAGATTTGCAAGATCATCTTGTCGAAAAGCCAAACGAAATTATATTTTACGATTTAGACGAATTCAATTTAAACAATTATGAAAAAAATACTTTTAAGCAGATTATTTCTTGCTTCTAGTGCCGTTTTGCTTTCTGCATTCGGAATTATATACGCCTGCGCTGATGGAGATTGGGATTATTTAGGTTCTTACAATTCAAATTTTACTCCAGAAACTTTTGCTGATAAATCGTATTCGCCTTTGTTTTTGTCGGGCGGAATTTTCTACGGAATTGGTTTTGATACCCAACACAATTCTCGTTTTAATAAAAATATAAAATCAGATTGGGCAGATTATTTAAAGGGAAAAGTTGATACGACAACGGTCAATTATTTTTTAATTGGAGATGAAAAGCCAAGATATTATTCTGATGACAAAAATACCATCAAAAACAAAGAAGAAATTGAAGGCTTGCATGTTTATTATAAAACGAAAAAAGAAAATAAAAGCACGCAAAAATGGGGCAAAAAGCTTAATCTGAAAGATGAGAAAGTGAAGAACTTTGTCGAATTTCTGTATTTAGCCCAAAAGATAGAAACGGTTTCAATTGGTGAAGATTATTGGAGTTACGATCCTGTTGTGGCAAAAACTTTCAATGATGCCAAAATGATTCAGTCCATAGAAAATGTGTATAATACTTTGTCGGATCCGTTTTTGAAAAACAGATATTGGTTCTTGACCATGAAAGCTCGTTTCTATAGTAACGACAAACAAAAAGCAATTGATTTTTTTAATAAAACAGAAAGCTCAGTTGCTAAAAATACTTTGTATTATCGCGCTTTGGCATATGTTGCTGGAATTAATTATAAGCAGAAAAAATTTGCGACTTCGAATTATTTATACGCTCAAGTTTTTGATAAATGTCCAGAATTAAGAGTGGTTACAGCTTATAGTTTTAAACCAAAAAATGAGTCAGATTGGACTAAGGCTTTGGCAATGGCAAAAAATAATAAAGAAAAAGCGGCGCTGTGGGCAATTCACGGATATTATAAAGATGAAAAACAAGCCATTGAAAAAATCTACGAATTAGACCCAAAAAGCGAACATCTAAATTATTTAGGGACAAGATTGGTTAATTCGCTAGAACAAAAAATAAATAATTCGTTTCAGGTCGATGGGCAAGGAGAAAATCAAAAACCGAAACCGCAGACTGTTGCCGAAAATAAAGCAGAAAATAAAACAAAAGTAGACAATAGCGCTGTTGATTTGATAGCTAAAATTTCTGCTCGCTGGAAATACTGAAAAGCCATATTTGTGGGACATTGCAATTGGATATCTTCAAACGCTAAAAGGCGATTATGCTAATGCAGATAAAAATTATACCAAAGCTGAAAAAACGCTTCCGAAAACAGAATTGGCAGGAATGCAACTTCGCTTATTGCGTTTTGTAAATAATTTAAGCAAGATCGATAAACTGACAGATAAAAATGAGAAAACCATTCTAGCTGATTTGAATTGGCTGTACACTGAGCTTCCTAAAAATTATAAAGGAGACACATTTCGTTATCAAAATGCTTCTTCATGGAGCAGAAGTTATTTGTCGCATTTGTATAAAGAACAAGGCAATTTGGTTATGGCTGAGATTTATGGAGAATCACGCTATAGTTATTGGAACGATGGAAATGCATATTATGACAATGAAAAAAATCTGCTTGCAATAAAAGGCTTTTTAGAAAAATCTAATAAATCTGAAATTGAAAAAATTGGCGCAGGAATTTATAGTTTAAAATTGAAAGACATTAATAACTTTCAGGCGGTTCAGGCAACTTTCAAAAACAAAATTCCAGAAGCAATTGCTTTTATGCAACAAACAGATTCAGTTCAAAATTATAAGTTCTTAGGAAATCCGTTTAACGGAAATATAAAAGATTGCCACGATTGTGAACATGCAGCGTATCAAAAGAGAAAATATACTTTTATGGATTTCTTAACTACCATAAAAGAAATGCAAGATAAATTAGCGCAGAAAGAAGATGTTTATACGAACAGCCTTTTGCTAGGAAATGCGTTTTACAATATTTCTCATTTTGGAAACGGAAGAACTTTTTATGAAATGAGCATTGTAGGTTATGGTTCAAGTCCGTATTCATTTAGAGATTCGATGAAAGAAATGATTACAAATAATTCGGTTTCTAAAATGTATTACCAAAAAGCATTTGAGGCAGCTTCGAACAAAGAACAAAAAGCAAAATGTTTGTATCTGATTTCGAAATGTGAAAGAAATGATTATTACAATAAAAAATACAGCGCCGTAAACAGTTATTGGGAAATTCAAGATGATAAAGTTAATTTTATTGCCTGGAATTCATTCAAAGCCTTAAGAAAAGATTATTCTGATACTAAATATTATCAGGATGTAATTGCAGAATGCGGTTATTTTAGAACATACACAAATCAATAAATTTGAAGAGATGGTAAACAAAATAGAACATATCGGGATTGCGGTAAAAAACATGGACGATGCGAATGTTTTGTTCGAAAAAATGCTTGGCGTTCCGTCTTATAAAATGGAAGCTGTAGAAAGCGAAGGTGTATTAACTTCTTTCTTTCAAACCGGAAATAACAAAATCGAACTTTTGGTTGCAACAAATCCAGAAAGTCCGATTGCAAAGTTTTTGGAGAAAAAGGGGGAAGGTATTCATCACATCGCTTTTGATGTTGATGATATCGAAGCTGAAATTGTACGTTTAAAAAACGAAGGTTTTGTCTTAATTAATGAAGTTCCGAAGAAGGGAGCCGATAATAAATTGGTCGTTTTTCTTCATCCAAAGAACACAAATGGTGTTTTGGTTGAGCTTTGTCAAGAAATTAAATAAAAAAATGTCATTTTAATTTTTGAATAAGACGTTGAAAATCAATTTCGTTTTTGAGATTCAAAAAAAGATTTAAAATAAAATACAAATGATGTCTTAAAATATTTGGAGTGAATGAAAAATAGTAGTAATATTGCATCCTCTAAACCGGTCCTATAGCTCAGCTGGTTAGAGCACCTGACTCATAATCAGGTGGTCCCTGGTTCGAGCCCAGGTGGGACCACTTCTATTTAGAACAAAAGCCTTTACATTTCTGTAAAGGCTTTTTTGTTTTTCAGCACATTTGAAATGTGAAAATTGAAAATTTTTCAGATCATGTTTAAGTTTTCCTTTTTGTAAAATGCATTAACTTTATCCGTCCAAAACAAATTTAATCTTCAGATGGATAGATTAACTCCCGAACAGAGGAGGAAAACTATGCAGGCGATAAAAAGCACTGCTACAAAAGGCGAAGTAAGGCTTGCTAAAGCATTATGGAAATTAGGTCACAGATATCGAAAAAATAATAAAAAGGTATTTGGAAGGCCTGATCTTACTTTTGCCAAATATAAAATCGCCATTTTTGTCGATAGCGAGTTTTTTCATGGAAAAGATTGGGAAACGGAGCAGCTGAGAATTAAAACGAATCGCGAATATTGGATTCCGAAAATTGAAAGAAATATACAGCGGGACGAAGAAGTCAATGCCTTTCTGGTTTCTGAAAATTGGACTATTTTGAGGTTCTGGAGTAAAGAAATTGAAAAAAATCTGGAAGTTTGCCTGGCAAAAATAGAAGGAACAATTATGCTTTTAAGTATTTAAACTTTTTCGGTTTTTAATTGTCTTGTTTCAGCCTTTTCAATGCATTTGAATATTTCGGTGGCAAGTCTTTCTATGACAGGCATGCTTACTGAGTTTCCAGCTTGTTTGTAAAGGCTGGAATTTGAAATTTTAGGCAATTTATAATGATCAGGAAAGCCTTGAAAACGAAAACACTCTCTTGGCGTTAATTTTCTAAAACCAAATTCAGTTGTGATAATGGGAACATTGTGACCGCCAGTTCCCATATTTGCAGTTAACGTGGGACAAACTTCTTTCTTGTTTTCTCGTACATATTGCCTTCTGAACTGATAAATTCTATCTTTTCTTACAACAGATTCTTTCAGCATGTTGTACATGTATTTGTCTTCGGTGTAATAGAATTTTTTATCGACTTTTTCTTTTGTGATTAAATCGGTAACTTTTTTGGTTAATTCTTCTTTTTCGGGAAAATTGAATTTAAAACCTTTTTTGACGAAATCTTTGTCAAACGCAACCATGAAAATTCGTTCTCGATTGTGCGGAATGTTTCCGAAATCTTTTGTGTTTAAGATAGCGCTGTCAAATGTGTAATTGCGTTTTTTTATTTCTCGCTGAATTACTTTCATGGTGTTTCCTTTGTCGTGGCCTTTTAGGTTTTTGACATTTTCAAGAAATACTACTTTTGGTCGCATTTCGTCAATAAAATCTAATATTTTAAAGAAATGATTGCCTCTACTGTCTTTAAAGCCTTTTCTATGACCAGCAAGAGAAAAGGGCTGGCACGGAAATCCAGCAGTAAGAATGTCAATTTTATTGAGATCTTTTGCTTCAAGTTGCATTACATCGCCTTCGATAAGAGTATGTTCGAAGTTATTTCTGTAGGTAACGCAAGCTTTTTTGTCAAATTCATTCGCCCATTCTAATTTAAAACCTGCATTTTCAAAACCTAGACAAATGCCGCCAACACCTGCGTATAAACTTCCGACTGTATATTGGTTTTTCATTTGCTTGATTGAGAGTTGTTAGTTGCTTTGAATTTGAGTGGTCGAATTTATTTTTTACAAATATATTAATTTGAGAGTATTCTCTATTGTATCTGAATTGAATCTAAACTTAGTTTTGATAGGTTTGTTTTGCAGAATTTTTTGAAAAGGCTAAAAAAATAGATTTTTTTAAAATCAGGAAATTCTTATAAGCTTGTAAGAGTTGAGATTAGTAATAGAAAAAAGGTATTGTCCTCTGTGGCGTTTTCTGAAAAGGATTATTAGGGTTTTAGTTAAAACTGTTAAAATTTGTTTTGTATTTTTGATTTTAAAAGTTGGTTTTGTGCAAAAAACTTATACTTTTGTCCAAGATTTTGGAGATAGAAAAGTATTTGTGTGAAATTTCTATCAAAGAATATTTGTCAATAATTATCTAGAATTGCAGTTTGCAATAGCTTGAATTTATGAAGAATCTAAAAGCCCCATTTTTAGTAATTGCCTTATTATTAAATGTTTTATTAGTTACAGCTGGATCTGAGCATCCTCCAAAGCCAATGCTAAATAGCGCTAAAGTGAATACAACAGCAGGTGACGATGATGAAGAATGTGATGACCTGACTCAAAACTGCGATAACCATGCTGGTATACCAATAGATCAAAATATTGTTTTTTTAGCAATCGGAGGTTTGGCTTTAGGTTTTGCCGTGATATATAAAAACAACATAAAAAAAGCTTCAATTTAAATTGAAGCTTTTTTTATGTTGAAATGTGAAACGTTATTTGTTGATCGAATAAAGTCTAGAAATATATTTTCCTACGACATCAAATTCAAGATTTATTTTTGTTCCAACTTTGAAATCTTTAAAATTAGTGTGTTCATAAGTATATGGGATAATTGAGACGCTAAATTCATTTTCTTTAGAATTTACAACCGTAAGACTTACTCCATTTACAGTAATCGAACCTTTTTCGATCGTAATATTGTTTTGGTTTTTATCGTATTCAAAAGTGTAATTCCAGCTTCCGTTTGCTTCTTCGATTTTAATGCAAGTTCCAGTTTGGTCTACATGGCCTTGTACAATATGTCCGTCTAGACGGTCGCCAAGCTTCATTCCTCTTTCTAAATTTACAATATCACCAGCTTTCCAATCGCCAATATTGGTTTTTAGAATGGTTTCGTCTATTGCTGTTACGGTATAAAGAGAGTCTTTAATTGCAACTACAGTAAGGCATATTCCGTTATGCGAGACGCTCTGGTCTATTTTTAATTCGTGAGTTATTGATGAGTCAACGGTTACGTGAAGATTGTTTTGGTCTTTCTGAATTTCATGAATCCTACCAAGTGTTTCTATAATTCCTGTGAACATTGTGGTTTTATTTTACTAAATTTGCACATCAAAATTAGTAATAAATAAACTGAGCTCATGAATAAAAAAGCAGAAAATATAATTGTTGGAATTTCAGTGGGAGATTTAAACGGTATTGGAAGCGAAGTTATACTGAAAACATTCGAAGATTCTCGTATGTTGGAATTGTGTACGCCGGTTATTTTTGCAAATGCTAAAATTCTTTCTTTTGTTAGAAAAAGTTTTACATCGACAGTTCAATTTCACGGAGTTGATAAATTAGATCAAGTTATTCCAGGTAAAGTAAATGTTTTAAATCTTTGGAGAGAAGGTGTTGATATTAACTTTGGAGCAAATGATCCTAAAATAGGAGAATACGCAATTAAATCTTTTACAGCAACTACACAAGCATTAAAAGATGGTGAAA
It encodes:
- a CDS encoding Ig-like domain-containing protein → MLKNTLKYIAFIILISMISCAKRGSITGGLKDTLPPVLISSIPKNFSTDFKGNTITLNFDEYVKLKNTNKQLIISPPLKNEPLITPTNVSKFIKIQIRDTLQPNTTYSFNFGQAITDNNEGNPLNQFKYVFSTGPYIDSLKLSGRIKDSYGKYVDNFVSVMLYEVNDKFKDSTIYKEFPRYITNTLDSMRTFQFENLKEGKYLLVALKDKGSNNKFNPKDDKIGFLKNYITIPTDSVYDLELFKETLPLKVFKPIQASGNRLYLPYEGKQNFKNSKPKVVLKNGNEVLETIITQFPKKDSLQVWYKPIKVDSLSMEVEKGSYNKKFSFKIKALKKDTLNIKALQNGQINFRERFTLETETPLVKFDKSKITLINKDSIAVPYTTEYDEFDQKLYIDFKKEPLDKYSFTFLPGALTDFYEKSNDTLSYKLSTKEYADYGNIILTLKNVKRFPIIVELTNKKGDVVLAEGYSEGATTLEFNLLQPDVFTVRVIYDDNKNKQYDTGSFLEKKYAEEVFYNQEEFDVRANWDRNETIDLSIPFNPAVEKKEDDKKKKEAEKKRKAF
- the mce gene encoding methylmalonyl-CoA epimerase; this translates as MVNKIEHIGIAVKNMDDANVLFEKMLGVPSYKMEAVESEGVLTSFFQTGNNKIELLVATNPESPIAKFLEKKGEGIHHIAFDVDDIEAEIVRLKNEGFVLINEVPKKGADNKLVVFLHPKNTNGVLVELCQEIK
- a CDS encoding very short patch repair endonuclease — its product is MDRLTPEQRRKTMQAIKSTATKGEVRLAKALWKLGHRYRKNNKKVFGRPDLTFAKYKIAIFVDSEFFHGKDWETEQLRIKTNREYWIPKIERNIQRDEEVNAFLVSENWTILRFWSKEIEKNLEVCLAKIEGTIMLLSI
- the dcm gene encoding DNA (cytosine-5-)-methyltransferase codes for the protein MKNQYTVGSLYAGVGGICLGFENAGFKLEWANEFDKKACVTYRNNFEHTLIEGDVMQLEAKDLNKIDILTAGFPCQPFSLAGHRKGFKDSRGNHFFKILDFIDEMRPKVVFLENVKNLKGHDKGNTMKVIQREIKKRNYTFDSAILNTKDFGNIPHNRERIFMVAFDKDFVKKGFKFNFPEKEELTKKVTDLITKEKVDKKFYYTEDKYMYNMLKESVVRKDRIYQFRRQYVRENKKEVCPTLTANMGTGGHNVPIITTEFGFRKLTPRECFRFQGFPDHYKLPKISNSSLYKQAGNSVSMPVIERLATEIFKCIEKAETRQLKTEKV
- a CDS encoding riboflavin synthase yields the protein MFTGIIETLGRIHEIQKDQNNLHVTVDSSITHELKIDQSVSHNGICLTVVAIKDSLYTVTAIDETILKTNIGDWKAGDIVNLERGMKLGDRLDGHIVQGHVDQTGTCIKIEEANGSWNYTFEYDKNQNNITIEKGSITVNGVSLTVVNSKENEFSVSIIPYTYEHTNFKDFKVGTKINLEFDVVGKYISRLYSINK